In Halobaculum rubrum, the following are encoded in one genomic region:
- a CDS encoding tyrosine-type recombinase/integrase, translated as MAWTREPLTESELDELLAAADERDLDHQVTIYALAHTGLRADELAHLRDDWIDWQAERLRVPPAEGEWSPKTEHSARTIPLKHPGTVRRLRDYFSYHEAYDATRQTVTNRVKRVAAETDLRKKITPHVLRHTYGTLIAARGATPQYIRQTMGHADLSSANDYLQYAGTQLDAEAEELW; from the coding sequence ATGGCGTGGACAAGAGAACCCCTTACCGAATCCGAGCTTGACGAGTTGCTCGCGGCCGCCGACGAACGAGATCTCGACCACCAGGTGACGATCTACGCGCTCGCCCACACGGGCCTGCGAGCCGACGAGCTCGCGCACCTCCGTGACGACTGGATCGACTGGCAGGCCGAGCGGTTGCGGGTGCCGCCCGCCGAAGGCGAGTGGTCGCCGAAAACCGAGCACTCCGCACGGACGATCCCGCTGAAGCATCCGGGGACGGTACGGCGGCTCCGTGACTACTTCAGCTATCACGAGGCGTACGACGCGACCCGACAGACAGTCACGAACCGTGTGAAGCGGGTGGCGGCCGAGACCGACCTCCGGAAGAAGATCACGCCCCACGTCCTCCGGCACACCTACGGGACACTGATCGCGGCGCGAGGCGCGACGCCACAGTACATCCGCCAGACGATGGGACACGCCGATTTGTCGAGCGCAAACGACTACCTGCAGTACGCCGGCACGCAGCTCGACGCCGAGGCCGAGGAACTCTGGTGA